Proteins encoded together in one Festucalex cinctus isolate MCC-2025b chromosome 8, RoL_Fcin_1.0, whole genome shotgun sequence window:
- the pparg gene encoding peroxisome proliferator-activated receptor gamma codes for MQTPGRDFNHQAGRSYLDMVDTQQLLAWPVGFSLSAADLPELDDSSHSLEMKHLTTLDYASISSSSSSLSPSLMSSMSSVGMAYDPSPPQGEDHLTDLDYTSMHSYRTHANLHHSIKLEPESPPQHTDSPAFSKLQDDAPTAALNIECRVCGDKASGFHYGVHACEGCKGFFRRTIRLKLVYDHCNLHCRIHKKSRNKCQYCRFQKCLNVGMSHNAIRFGRMPQAEKEKLLAEFSSDMEHIHPEAADLRALAKHLYEAYLKYFPLTKAKARAILSGKTGDNAPFVIHDMKSLMEGEQFINCRQMPIQEHQQQTSAISATNGGALLGSEYSFVGMPSVTDHGTTNAVELRFFHSCQSRAAEAVREVTEFAKSIPGFVDLDLNDQVTLLKYGVIEVLIIMMAALMNKDGTLISYGQIFMTREFLKSLRKPFCHLLEPKFEFSVKFNTLELDDSDMALFLAVIILSGDRPGLLNVKPIEQLQETVLHSLELQLKVSHPDSLQLFAKLLQKMTDLRQIVTDHVHLIQLLKKTEVDMLLHPLLQEIMKDLY; via the exons ATGCAAACACCAGGAAGAGACTTTAACCATCAAGCTGGTCGTAGTTATTTAG ACATGGTGGACACCCAGCAGCTCCTAGCCTGGCCCGTGGGCTTCAGTCTGAGCGCGGCCGATCTGCCGGAGCTGGACGACAGCTCCCACTCGCTGGAGATGAAGCACCTGACCACGTTGGACTACGCCTCCatctcgtcctcgtcctcctccctGTCGCCCTCGCTCATGTCCTCCATGTCGTCCGTCGGCATGGCCTATGACCCCAGCCCGCCGCAAGGCGAGGACCACCTCACCGATCTGGACTACACCAGTATGCACAGCTACAGGACTCACGCAAACTTACACC ATTCCATCAAGCTGGAGCCAGAGTCGCCTCCGCAGCACACTGATAGTCCGGCGTTCTCCAAGCTCCAAGACGACGCGCCGACAGCCGCGCTCAACATTGAGTGTCGCGTGTGTGGAGATAAAGCCTCTGGGTTTCACTATGGCGTCCATGCCTGTGAGGGATGTAAG GGTTTCTTCCGGCGCACCATCAGGTTAAAACTGGTGTACGATCACTGCAACCTTCACTGTCGCATTCACAAGAAGTCCCGCAACAAATGTCAATACTGTCGCTTTCAGAAGTGTCTCAACGTCGGCATGTCACACAATG CTATTCGTTTTGGCCGGATGCCCCAGGCGGAGAAGGAGAAACTGCTGGCGGAGTTCTCGTCCGACATGGAGCACATTCACCCAGAGGCGGCCGATCTGAGGGCCTTGGCCAAACATTTGTACGAGGCCTATCTCAAGTACTTCCCACTCACCAAGGCCAAGGCCAGGGCCATCCTTTCTGGCAAGACCGGAGACAATGCG CCTTTCGTCATCCATGACATGAAGTCGCTAATGGAGGGTGAGCAGTTCATCAACTGCCGGCAGATGCCCATTCAGGAGCACCAGCAGCAGACGTCCGCCATATCCGCCACAAATGGAG GTGCTCTTCTGGGGTCGGAGTACAGCTTTGTGGGGATGCCGAGCGTCACAGACCACGGAACGACAAACGCCGTCGAGCTGCGTTTCTTCCACAGCTGCCAGTCCCGTGCGGCCGAAGCTGTGAGGGAAGTGACAGAGTTTGCCAAAAGCATCCCGGGATTCGTCGACCTGGATCTCAATGACCAG GTGACGTTGCTCAAGTACGGCGTCATCGAGGTCCTCATCATCATGATGGCGGCCCTGATGAACAAAGACGGCACCCTCATCTCGTACGGCCAAATCTTCATGACTCGCGAGTTCCTCAAGAGTCTGCggaagccattttgccacctgctggagccCAAATTCGAGTTCTCCGTCAAGTTCAACACTCTAGAGCTGGACGACAGCGACATGGCGCTCTTCCTGGCCGTCATTATCCTGAGTGGAG ACCGCCCGGGCCTGTTGAACGTCAAGCCCATCGAGCAGCTCCAGGAGACGGTGCTGCACTCGCTGGAGCTGCAGCTCAAAGTCAGCCACCCGGACTCCCTGCAGCTGTTCGCCAAGCTGCTCCAGAAGATGACCGACCTGCGGCAGATCGTCACCGACCACGTGCACCTTATCCAGCTGCTCAAGAAGACCGAGGTGGACATGCTGCTGCACCCGCTGCTGCAGGAGATCATGAAGGACTTGTATTAG